GTGGGAACTCCTGGCAGGATTTTTGTGCGTCTATGCTGCTTTCTTGTCGTGGAAATATCGCAAGGCGGAAAAGGGATTATTTAGGCGTGCCATCACTGCCGGTATGATCGCCCATGTGTTCAGTCTCTTACTCTGGTATTTCGCATTTATTATCGTCGGGGGCCAGTGGTTCCTTATGTGGCAAAGTGCGAACTGGAATGGTCAGGATGCGGCATTCCGCATGATTGGGATTACTGGCCTGATTCTGCTTTTTCACGGTCTGTATCCGGATGACCTGAAAGATGCAAAGTAGGGCTTCAATGGAGATGATCACTGGCCTAATAGACACGCACCCGCTATATCGAAATAACTATGAGTGAACGTGAGCGAGTGTGCGTCAATGCGTCGAAACCCATGAAGGTCAAAGTCGTCGTGGTCACGATGTTCGAATTTGACGATGAAGGTCCTGGAGAGCGGCGTCTTTGGGTCGAGCGCCGTAATTTAGATCAGCGCTATGCCTTCCCGGCTGGGCGTTCGGATATCTATTCAGATGGTGATGGCGTATTGCTGATCACTACGGGTATGGGGGTGTCCAATGCGGCTGCATCCGTCATGGCTCTTGGCATGGATCCCCGGTTCGATTTTAGCCAAGCTTATTGGCTCGTTGCGGGGATCTGCGGACTCGATCCACTGCGCGGACC
The Opitutales bacterium DNA segment above includes these coding regions:
- a CDS encoding DUF2165 domain-containing protein, whose translation is MERYLDLAWGRYAKGVLLCSAAIFYFITVFNNIVDYSANLRFIQNVAGMTDTFNDTLLWRRMESDFMHWLLYVIIIGWELLAGFLCVYAAFLSWKYRKAEKGLFRRAITAGMIAHVFSLLLWYFAFIIVGGQWFLMWQSANWNGQDAAFRMIGITGLILLFHGLYPDDLKDAK